In Carya illinoinensis cultivar Pawnee chromosome 10, C.illinoinensisPawnee_v1, whole genome shotgun sequence, one DNA window encodes the following:
- the LOC122278655 gene encoding uncharacterized protein LOC122278655 gives MVHMPKTMKRKLSNMFANFFWGVEDQKKKRHWRAWNKLCVPCDEGGVGVRDLDEVQQVMFLKFGWQLLTQDSLWAKFFCAKCVKNSHVSLMQEGRFGSQFWMNAFQGIPLLLQKSQWKVRQENVSLRYDKFTEDGPLCSRVNLITEPLIRVQDLFSTRSACDIIRVKFPKMDNVDWIWNNLLPGKISIYMWKAYFNCLSVDENVRKLGIPIVSCCNCCETHHCEYLNHVLGSGDFASALWRKVYAKMGFPFVAIQGWKERSAAWFRLASRQSQVGILTGLLLSIVVWRL, from the exons ATGGTTCATATGCCTAAGACAATGAAGAGGAAACTCTCCAACATGTTTGCTAATTTCTTTTGGGGTGTTGAGgatcagaaaaagaaaagacattgGCGGGCTTGGAATAAATTGTGTGTCCCTTGTGATGAGGGAGGTGTGGGTGTTAGGGACCTTGATGAGGTCCAACAGGTCATGTTTTTAAAATTCGGTTGGCAGCTTTTGACACAGGATTCTCTTTGGGCCAAATTCTTCTGTGCTAAATGTGTGAAGAATAGTCATGTTTCTCTGATGCAAGAGGGGCGGTTTGGTTCTCAGTTTTGGATGAATGCCTTTCAAGGTATCCCGTTGCTTCTTCAAAAGTCTCAATGGAAAGTGCGGCAAGAAAATGTCTCTTTGCGGTATGATAAATTTACGGAAGATGGCCCCCTTTGCTCAAGGGTGAATCTCATCACGGAGCCTCTTATTCGTGTGCAAGATTTG TTCTCTACCAGGTCGGCTTGTGATATTATCCGTGTCAAATTCCCAAAAATGGATAATGTGGATTGGATATGGAACAATTTGTTGCCTGGaaaaatttctatttatatGTGGAAAGCTTATTTTAATTGTCTTAGTGTGGATGAGAATGTTCGTAAGCTTGGTATTCCTATCGTCTCTTGTTGTAATTGCTGTGAGACCCATCATTGTGAATATTTgaatcatgttttggggagtgGAGATTTCGCTAGTGCTCTTTGGAGGAAAGTTTATGCAAAAATGGGGTTCCCTTTTGTGGCTATTCAAGGTTGGAAAGAACGTAGTGCTGCGTGGTTTCGCCTTGCTTCTCGTCAGTCCCAAGTTGGGATCCTTACTGGTTTACTTCTGTCCATTGTAGTGTGGAGATTGTGA